The proteins below come from a single Tachypleus tridentatus isolate NWPU-2018 chromosome 13, ASM421037v1, whole genome shotgun sequence genomic window:
- the LOC143237224 gene encoding small ribosomal subunit protein eS17-like isoform X1, with protein MGRVRTKTVKKASREIIEKYYMYLTLDFHTNKRICEKVAEIPSKKLRNKIAGFVTHLMKRIQRGPVRGISIKLQEEERERRDNFVPEVSAIDLDVIEVDPDTTEMLRQMDMEKIPGLQVAPLLPFQGGLRA; from the exons ggtCGAGTTCGAACCAAGACTGTTAAGAAGGCATCACGTGAAATAATTGAGAAGTATTACATGTATCTTACCCTGGACTTTCATACAAATAAGAGGATATGTGAGAAGGTAGCAGAAATACCTAGTAAAAAGTTGAGGAATAAGATAgctgg gtTTGTAACTCACTTGATGAAAAGAATACAGAGAGGACCCGTGCGAGGAATCTCCATCAAACTTCAAGAAGAAGAAAGAGAACGTAGGGACAATTTTGTACCAGAG GTTTCAGCTATTGACTTAGATGTTATTGAAGTAGACCCTGATACGACTGAGATGTTAAGACAAAtg GATATGGAGAAGATTCCAGGTTTGCAGGTTGCTCCGTTACTTCCTTTCCAAGGTGGTCTTCGTGCATAA
- the LOC143237224 gene encoding small ribosomal subunit protein eS17-like isoform X2, whose protein sequence is MYLTLDFHTNKRICEKVAEIPSKKLRNKIAGFVTHLMKRIQRGPVRGISIKLQEEERERRDNFVPEVSAIDLDVIEVDPDTTEMLRQMDMEKIPGLQVAPLLPFQGGLRA, encoded by the exons ATGTATCTTACCCTGGACTTTCATACAAATAAGAGGATATGTGAGAAGGTAGCAGAAATACCTAGTAAAAAGTTGAGGAATAAGATAgctgg gtTTGTAACTCACTTGATGAAAAGAATACAGAGAGGACCCGTGCGAGGAATCTCCATCAAACTTCAAGAAGAAGAAAGAGAACGTAGGGACAATTTTGTACCAGAG GTTTCAGCTATTGACTTAGATGTTATTGAAGTAGACCCTGATACGACTGAGATGTTAAGACAAAtg GATATGGAGAAGATTCCAGGTTTGCAGGTTGCTCCGTTACTTCCTTTCCAAGGTGGTCTTCGTGCATAA